The following DNA comes from Kaistia sp. 32K.
ACCCAATCCTCGTCGGCCAGCCCCTCGCGGAGCAGCAGATTGCGCACCTTGGCGATGCGGCCGCGGCGATCCCGCTGGAAGGCAATCTCCCAGCGCGGCCCCTGCTCGCGGACCGCGAACTCCTGCCGGATCAGCGCACTTCGGCGGAACCGGTCCTTGCGGCTTTCCAGAAACGCCTGGACCCGCTCGAGGCTGTCATCCGACGAATTGCCGACCAGCAGCGCGATCGAGAGCTTCTCGGCCGGAAAATCGAGCGCGTCGATCCGGGCGAACAGGGCATCGAGCGTCCGCGCCGCGTTGCGGACGGGAATGGCGATCAGCACCGTTCCGTCCGCCGGCGCCTCGCTTGCCAGCACGGCGCGGTTGACGGCCTGCTCGCGCAAGGCCGGATCCTCGAGGCGGCGTTCGCGCCAGCGCAGCCGCGCCTTGCGGAACGCCGTCTTGATCCGTACGGCGGCGGGCGGCCCCTTCTCGCCGGGGATCCAGGTGCCGTGCCAATGATGCTGCGCCAGCGGCGGCACCGCCGCGTCGAGATCCGGACAGGGACGGCCATATTTGTCGCGCGGCGAGAACATGGAGCCCGGGATGATGTCGGGCCGGATGCCCGCATCGGCCGCGTCCACCGCGCCGGTCAGCAGGAAGGGCCCGGTCGCGTCGAGCGGATCGAGCGCGTGGCGGCACCGGACGGCGAGCTCGATCACGTCGTCCCAGAAGGGATGGCCGGCGGGAGAGGCCATGACGGCGTTGGAGACGATACGCTGGAGGCCGCGCACCACCACCAGCTTCTCGGCCAGATGGCTCACCGGCTCCTCGGCGAAGAGCGGCCGGTCGCGGTCGAGGATCTCCTCAAACGACCGGAGCGCCTCGGCGTCGAGATCGGCATAGACGCCGCCATGGCTGCGCAGCACGAGATAGCGGCCGAGGTCGGCGCGCTGGATCGGGCGCGGATAGCCGAAATAGAGCTCGGCCAGATGCGGATATTCCTGCCGGACGAGGGCCGCGAGGTCGTCATCCGTCCAGAGCCGGATTTCCCAGCCGGGATGCAGCCGGGGCCAGCTGGCGACGAATTCCCGCATGGCAGCCGGGATGTCCCGGTCGCGCCAGGTCTGATGGACAATTCTGGGAATCATGTCTGCGACACCGCCTTGAGCGCCGAGACGACGGCGTCCTGGATTGGATCCGGTCCGAAGCGGCGCCATGCCGTAGCATGACCGCGCGCGCGAAGCTCCTCCCGGAGCGTCCGGTCGCGCCAGAGCCGCAGGATCTCCGCCGCCAGCGCCCTGTCGCTTTCGGCGAGGATTATGTCGTGCCCATGGCGCAGGCCGAGCCCTTCCGCCGCCAGCGGCGTGGCGACGACCGGCAGGCCCCAGGCCATCGCTTCGACGATCTTGAACCGCGTTCCCCCGCCGCTGCGGAGCGGCACCACCGCCATGTGGGCGGCACGAAGCAGCGGCGTCAGGTCGTCGGGATTGGCGACGATGCGGATGTCGGGAGCCGCGAGCCGGCGCACCCGCCGCGCCGGCTGGCGTCCGGCGAGCGTCAGCCGGACCTCCGGCAGCGCACTCCGCAATTTAGGCAGGATCTTTCGCGCCAGGGTCTCGGAGGCGCGGACGTTCGGCGTGTAGCCGAGATGGCCGACGAAGAGGAGTTCGGGACCGACCGCGCCCGGCTCGGCAGGCAGCTGGCGCGGCGCCAGGTCGGCGCGCGGCAGGCCATTCGGAACGACATGGGCCGGACCGAGCCCGCGCTCGGCGAGCCGGCCCGCGTCTTCCTCCGAGCAGGCCCAGATCCCGTCCACCGCCGCCGCGACCCGCGCTTCGATCGCCGCGATCGCGCGCGCGTCGCGCCGGCGCTTCACGCCGAACCAGTCGCGTCGCCTGGCGATCTGGTTGGCGAGATCGGATTCGACATTGTGCAGGTCAAGGACCAGCCGCGCTCCGCTTTCCTGCAAGAGGTCGAGGAAGGGATGCAGGCCGAGATGCTCGACGACGACGAGGTCCGGCCGGAATTCGGCGAGCACCTTGGCCAGCTTGCCGAGCATCGCGTCGTCGATGCCGAGGTCGATCGAGGTTTGCTGCGGGTCCAGCTGGTAAAGCTTCGCGGCATCGGCGCCGAGATGGCGCGTCGCGAGGTTCGGGACGCTCGTCGGCCCCTCGCCACCGGCGATCAGCGATACGAGCAGGACCTCGCCGAGCCCGGCCGCGGCGGAAGCGTTCTGCCAGTTGCGCAGGTCCGCCCCCGTCACGGGCGGAAAGGCGGGGTGCGCCGTCAGGAACAGGGTGCGCGTCATCGCAGGCCCGGCCTTCCGAAGCCCTGCCGCATCGCGAGCTTCACCCGGAACCGCAGCCATCGATAGGCATCGGCGCCGGTCTTCGGCGCGCGGCGCGCGAGGGTCAGGAAGTGCCTGGCGTCGGCGAGTTCGCCCCGGCGCAGATGGATGCGGGCGACCCGGATCCCCATGAAGGCCTCGCGCCTCCCGAGTGCGACTCGGCGGATGCCCCGGTCCTCGAGGGCGAGCAGGCTTCGGCGCCACTGTTCGAAGCTCCTGCGCGAATCCCGCACCAGCCGCTCGTCGGAGCGCTGCAGGCTGACAT
Coding sequences within:
- a CDS encoding glycosyltransferase, with the protein product MIPRIVHQTWRDRDIPAAMREFVASWPRLHPGWEIRLWTDDDLAALVRQEYPHLAELYFGYPRPIQRADLGRYLVLRSHGGVYADLDAEALRSFEEILDRDRPLFAEEPVSHLAEKLVVVRGLQRIVSNAVMASPAGHPFWDDVIELAVRCRHALDPLDATGPFLLTGAVDAADAGIRPDIIPGSMFSPRDKYGRPCPDLDAAVPPLAQHHWHGTWIPGEKGPPAAVRIKTAFRKARLRWRERRLEDPALREQAVNRAVLASEAPADGTVLIAIPVRNAARTLDALFARIDALDFPAEKLSIALLVGNSSDDSLERVQAFLESRKDRFRRSALIRQEFAVREQGPRWEIAFQRDRRGRIAKVRNLLLREGLADEDWVLWIDADIIDFPPDILARMLAERARVVHPDSVRQIGGKSFDQNAWIATAEPKDHEWIKHVRDGLYQPHAHHLRLYLQDLRYLPRVRLDSVGGTMLLVDANLHRAGINFPDRPYHRLIETEAFAALARRCGVEIIGLPQVQTLHVED
- a CDS encoding glycosyltransferase family 4 protein, with the translated sequence MTRTLFLTAHPAFPPVTGADLRNWQNASAAAGLGEVLLVSLIAGGEGPTSVPNLATRHLGADAAKLYQLDPQQTSIDLGIDDAMLGKLAKVLAEFRPDLVVVEHLGLHPFLDLLQESGARLVLDLHNVESDLANQIARRRDWFGVKRRRDARAIAAIEARVAAAVDGIWACSEEDAGRLAERGLGPAHVVPNGLPRADLAPRQLPAEPGAVGPELLFVGHLGYTPNVRASETLARKILPKLRSALPEVRLTLAGRQPARRVRRLAAPDIRIVANPDDLTPLLRAAHMAVVPLRSGGGTRFKIVEAMAWGLPVVATPLAAEGLGLRHGHDIILAESDRALAAEILRLWRDRTLREELRARGHATAWRRFGPDPIQDAVVSALKAVSQT